In Mastacembelus armatus chromosome 5, fMasArm1.2, whole genome shotgun sequence, a single genomic region encodes these proteins:
- the LOC113130576 gene encoding leucine-rich repeat-containing protein 3-like: MCTGCCEERRASVSGGRWSGKRVELHSWLCVSLFFWVLWGQASSQCPDSCQCAWDTATVLCSDAGLQEIPEGIPPETVSLHLERNYIRNIPESAFSDLVHLRDLYLSHNRIDSLASGALRHLGPELRLLDLSHNQLRQASRDEFGSTRAKTRLYHNPWHCDCTLQELMEALNLEPETVNGIICESSVRGVGEVSRWEDPGPQGEYAGQPLVKLLDSGVNFCSLQRKTTDVAMLVTMFVWFFMVIVYVVYYVRQNQAEARRHLEYLKSLPSPRKTPTETDTLSTGF, translated from the coding sequence ATGTGCACAGGCTGCTGTGAGGAGAGACGTGCCAGCGTCAGTGGAGGAAGATGGAGCGGTAAAAGAGTGGAACTTCATTCATGGCTGTGTGTCTCACTCTTCTTCTGGGTTTTGTGGGGACAAGCGTCATCCCAGTGTCCAGACAGCTGCCAATGTGCTTGGGACACAGCCACGGTCCTGTGCTCGGATGCCGGCCTGCAGGAGATCCCAGAGGGGATCCCACCAGAAACTGTTTCCCTTCATCTGGAACGCAACTACATCCGGAACATCCCTGAGAGTGCCTTCAGTGACCTGGTTCACCTGCGGGACCTGTATTTGTCCCACAACCGCATCGATTCACTTGCCTCAGGGGCCTTGCGGCATCTGGGTCCTGAGCTGCGCCTTCTGGACCTCTCACATAATCAGCTGAGGCAGGCCAGCAGGGATGAGTTTGGCTCCACCCGCGCAAAGACACGACTCTACCACAACCCCTGGCACTGTGACTGCACCCTTCAGGAACTGATGGAGGCTCTGAACCTGGAACCTGAGACGGTGAACGGCATAATTTGTGAGAGCTCTGTGAGGGGGGTGGGTGAAGTCAGCAGGTGGGAGGACCCGGGGCCACAGGGTGAATATGCAGGTCAACCACTGGTCAAGTTGTTGGATTCTGGGGTGAATTTCTGTAGCCTGCAGAGGAAAACCACTGATGTGGCCATGTTGGTGACAATGTTTGTGTGGTTCTTCATGGTCATTGTGTATGTAGTGTACTATGTGAGGCAGAACCAAGCCGAGGCCCGCAGGCATTTGGAGTACCTGAAGAGTTTACCCAGCCCACGCAAAACccccacagagacagacacccTAAGCACTGGTTTCTAA